One window of the Natronomonas marina genome contains the following:
- a CDS encoding AI-2E family transporter, giving the protein MDYADLRRRLLWALLGVVLLAAIVFVLVRFRATLVFTIFLYYASRPIYRKLESIPIPERLRGYNPYHRQTTAVLTIILFLLPFLALLLYTLVLVIPELQELLGEFPVSGIVADLQSTDGTGGGLPRPVAGLTPSELLSMDPGELLALLQDPAIRGYIESASSTVLDSVSLLATLALHAFLLLAGTYYLLTDAPRLRGLVVENYDATGIVESYFVAVDEELSSILFGNILNAIVTGVIGIFTFTGYNLLAPDVVEVPFAPLVGALTGAGSLIPVVGMKIVYFPVAALLAGSALLANQPGALVWVALFTVLAFVVVDTIPDFLIRPYVSGNRTHIGLLMFAYILGPIAFGVYGIFLGPIILVLVAEFVRQIGPYVLAGRKPDVRAPGNRTLDEY; this is encoded by the coding sequence ATGGACTACGCGGACCTGCGCCGACGGCTGCTGTGGGCACTCCTCGGGGTGGTGTTACTCGCGGCGATCGTGTTCGTCCTCGTCCGGTTCCGGGCGACGCTCGTGTTCACGATCTTCCTGTACTACGCGAGCCGCCCGATCTACCGGAAGCTCGAGTCGATCCCGATCCCGGAGCGGCTGCGAGGGTACAACCCCTACCACCGGCAGACGACGGCCGTATTGACGATCATCCTGTTCCTGTTGCCGTTCCTGGCGCTTTTGCTGTACACGCTCGTGCTGGTGATCCCGGAGTTGCAGGAACTGCTCGGCGAATTCCCCGTGTCGGGCATCGTCGCCGACCTTCAATCGACCGACGGGACCGGTGGCGGACTCCCGAGACCGGTAGCGGGCCTGACGCCGTCGGAGCTGCTCTCGATGGACCCTGGGGAACTCCTGGCGCTCCTGCAGGACCCCGCCATCCGCGGCTACATCGAGAGCGCCTCCAGCACCGTCCTCGATTCGGTCAGTCTGCTGGCGACGCTCGCACTGCACGCCTTCCTGCTTCTGGCCGGCACCTACTACCTCCTCACCGACGCCCCACGGCTCCGCGGACTCGTCGTCGAGAACTACGACGCAACCGGCATCGTCGAGTCGTACTTCGTGGCCGTCGACGAGGAGCTCTCGTCGATCCTGTTCGGCAACATCCTGAACGCCATCGTCACCGGCGTCATCGGTATCTTCACGTTCACCGGCTACAACCTGCTGGCCCCCGATGTCGTGGAGGTTCCCTTCGCCCCGCTGGTGGGAGCACTGACCGGCGCCGGCAGCCTCATCCCCGTCGTCGGCATGAAGATCGTCTACTTCCCCGTCGCCGCCCTGCTGGCCGGCAGCGCCCTGCTCGCCAACCAGCCGGGCGCGCTCGTCTGGGTCGCCCTCTTCACCGTCCTGGCGTTCGTCGTGGTCGACACCATCCCCGACTTCCTCATCCGCCCGTACGTCAGCGGCAACCGCACCCACATCGGGCTGCTGATGTTCGCCTACATCCTCGGTCCCATCGCGTTCGGCGTCTATGGCATCTTCCTCGGCCCGATCATCCTCGTGCTCGTCGCCGAGTTCGTCCGCCAGATCGGACCCTACGTCCTCGCCGGCCGCAAGCCGGACGTCCGCGCCCCCGGTAACCGAACCCTCGACGAATACTGA
- a CDS encoding 2Fe-2S iron-sulfur cluster-binding protein has translation MPTVEFEGTEIDCEEGAILRDVLLAAGESPHNGRAGTVNCFGHGSCGTCAVEIEGDVSEPTVRERARLSVPPHDPDDGLRLACQTRVLGDLTVTKHGGFWGQTVESGSDR, from the coding sequence ATGCCGACCGTCGAGTTCGAGGGGACCGAGATCGACTGCGAGGAAGGGGCGATACTCCGTGACGTCCTGCTCGCGGCGGGCGAGTCACCGCACAACGGTCGCGCCGGCACCGTCAACTGCTTCGGGCACGGCTCCTGTGGGACGTGTGCAGTCGAAATCGAGGGCGACGTGAGCGAGCCGACGGTCCGCGAGCGGGCGCGACTGTCGGTGCCGCCCCACGACCCCGACGACGGCCTGCGGCTCGCCTGCCAGACGCGGGTACTGGGCGACCTGACCGTGACCAAACACGGCGGCTTCTGGGGACAGACCGTCGAGTCGGGAAGCGACCGCTGA